A single window of uncultured Pseudodesulfovibrio sp. DNA harbors:
- a CDS encoding (Fe-S)-binding protein, translated as MADINKLAQMFKELDDQLVGCMKCGMCQAVCPVFAESGRETDVTRGKLSLLEGLANEMLEDPEGVNEKLNRCLLCGTCQANCPSGVSVMDIFLKARAIMTGYFGLSATKKVIFRGMLKNPKLFNTLTGMGATFQGLFTKKVDDMLGSSCARFNAPVIRDRHFNTLASKPLHKIVPELDTPAGKSGIKVAFYVGCVIDKIFPNVGEAILKVLDHHGVGVFMPSGQACCGIPALSSGDTDTFDTLVGINMERLQSGEFDYLVTGCATCTATIKELWPRMYSGNSALKYDLAQLEKKTLDISQFLVDILGVESKEIKGGRGVTYHDPCHLKNSLGVTAQPRTMIQAAGCDFKEMAEAGTCCGCGGSFNIAHYDVSKKIGSRKADNIMASGVQTAATSCPACMLQITDMLSQKNAKMDVKHVIELYAESL; from the coding sequence ATGGCTGATATTAATAAACTCGCACAAATGTTCAAGGAGCTGGACGACCAGCTGGTCGGCTGCATGAAATGCGGCATGTGCCAGGCTGTTTGCCCGGTCTTCGCCGAAAGCGGTCGTGAAACCGATGTCACCCGCGGCAAACTCTCCCTCTTGGAAGGGCTTGCCAACGAGATGCTGGAAGACCCGGAAGGCGTTAACGAAAAGCTCAACCGTTGCCTGCTCTGCGGTACTTGTCAGGCCAACTGTCCGTCAGGCGTATCCGTCATGGATATTTTCCTGAAGGCACGCGCCATCATGACAGGCTACTTCGGACTGTCCGCAACGAAAAAGGTTATTTTCCGAGGTATGCTCAAGAACCCCAAGCTGTTCAACACACTGACCGGCATGGGTGCAACATTCCAGGGACTGTTCACCAAAAAAGTGGACGACATGCTCGGTTCATCTTGTGCACGGTTCAATGCACCGGTAATTCGAGACCGCCATTTTAACACCTTGGCCTCCAAACCCCTGCATAAAATCGTACCGGAATTGGATACTCCTGCCGGAAAATCCGGTATTAAGGTAGCCTTCTACGTAGGCTGCGTTATCGACAAGATATTCCCCAATGTAGGCGAAGCGATCCTCAAGGTACTCGACCACCACGGCGTAGGCGTATTCATGCCTTCCGGTCAGGCATGCTGCGGCATTCCGGCCCTGTCCAGCGGTGACACCGACACCTTTGATACGCTGGTCGGCATTAACATGGAGCGACTCCAGTCAGGCGAATTCGACTACCTCGTTACTGGGTGCGCGACCTGTACCGCTACCATCAAAGAATTATGGCCTCGTATGTACAGTGGCAACTCTGCACTGAAATACGACCTTGCACAGTTGGAAAAGAAGACTCTGGACATCAGCCAGTTCCTGGTGGATATTCTCGGGGTAGAATCCAAGGAAATCAAAGGAGGCCGAGGCGTTACCTACCACGACCCGTGCCACCTGAAAAACTCCCTCGGCGTTACCGCGCAGCCCAGAACAATGATTCAGGCTGCGGGATGCGACTTCAAGGAAATGGCAGAAGCCGGTACCTGCTGCGGTTGCGGCGGAAGCTTCAATATTGCTCATTATGACGTGTCCAAAAAGATCGGCAGCCGCAAGGCAGACAACATCATGGCATCCGGCGTACAAACCGCCGCGACCAGTTGTCCCGCATGCATGCTCCAGATCACTGACATGCTCTCCCAGAAGAACGCGAAGATGGACGTGAAGCACGTCATCGAACTCTACGCCGAAAGCCTTTAA
- a CDS encoding lactate utilization protein — MSSKDTLYQTFVEKAELVSAIVTNIDSEEAAVDYVINLCDKKEACQLLASGCEADLSENAEALCDAKQTKVIAAPGLKSDLYETLAAKSKKSGFDCIDSGMRKHLAGIDIGFTIAEYGIADTGTLMVDCPSEELRLATMVSEYHVCVVPKSKIRANTYGVEKMMLTRMKKTPNYLAFITGASRTADIERVLALGVHGPLELHILILEDQ; from the coding sequence ATGTCATCCAAAGATACATTGTATCAAACGTTTGTGGAAAAAGCGGAACTCGTTTCCGCGATTGTGACGAATATCGACAGCGAAGAAGCTGCCGTCGATTATGTCATCAACCTGTGTGACAAAAAAGAAGCATGTCAGCTTTTGGCCAGCGGCTGTGAAGCCGATCTTTCTGAAAACGCCGAAGCTTTGTGCGATGCGAAACAAACCAAAGTCATCGCCGCACCGGGCCTGAAAAGCGATTTGTACGAAACGCTGGCCGCCAAATCCAAGAAATCCGGTTTCGACTGTATTGATTCCGGCATGCGCAAACATCTTGCTGGCATCGACATCGGTTTCACCATTGCCGAATACGGCATTGCCGACACCGGCACCCTTATGGTCGACTGCCCGAGTGAAGAACTCCGTCTTGCCACCATGGTCAGCGAATATCACGTTTGTGTTGTTCCGAAATCCAAGATTCGTGCGAATACCTACGGCGTAGAAAAGATGATGCTCACCCGGATGAAGAAAACACCGAACTATCTGGCCTTCATCACTGGTGCCAGCCGCACCGCCGACATCGAACGCGTGCTTGCCCTTGGCGTGCACGGTCCCCTTGAACTCCATATCCTTATTCTGGAGGACCAATAA
- a CDS encoding L-lactate dehydrogenase (quinone) large subunit LdhH produces the protein MQKADNLKEYRKELQESLDNEFLRTTLDNFAVAYKAGRANAFKGMDVRGLIDDIACSKDAAGENFEALYKEFKENAEAAGIHVHFAKTGDEANQIIAQIAKDSDCKKIVKSKSMTAEETLLNHDLEDAGLEVTETDLGEWIIQLRHEGPSHMVMPAIHLSRYQVGDLFTEVTGSKQDAEIEKLVKVARRELRQKYVEADMGITGANFAVAETGGIGLVTNEGNARLVSTLPRVHVALMGIDKLLPNLHDALRILKALPRNATGQQITSYVTWITGANECLSAEDGKKEIHYVVLDNGRSELLKDSLFSQVNRCVRCGACANVCPVYRLVGGHKMGHIYIGAIGLILTYFFHGKDKAKNLVQNCINCEACKDVCAGGIDLPRLIKEIHARIQDEDGHPLPSVLLSKVLRNRKLFHTLLRTAKWGQKPVAEKDGFIRHLPMIFSKEHSFRALPTIAEKPFRDWWKDNRPEVKKPKLRVALFSGCVQDFVYPEQMQAAVELFAANNVSMEYPMEQSCCGLPVQMMGEMEASRDVAKQNLRAFEPDAYDYIITLCASCAAHLKHNYPKLVMDRPALKYRADAFADKIIDYSSFVNDVLKVKKVDFNESKEKATYHAPCHLCRGLEVHDAPRQLIEKGGMEYVECAEEEVCCGFGGTFSMKFPELSAELLNKKLTNVEETGATTLLTDCPGCIMQLRGGLKQRGSKIKVRHVSEILADNSKKK, from the coding sequence ATGCAAAAAGCTGACAACCTGAAAGAATACCGCAAGGAATTACAAGAATCTCTGGACAATGAATTCCTGCGTACGACTCTTGATAATTTTGCCGTGGCCTATAAAGCCGGACGAGCCAACGCCTTCAAAGGCATGGACGTACGCGGCTTGATTGACGACATCGCCTGTTCCAAAGACGCAGCCGGTGAAAATTTCGAAGCTCTCTACAAAGAATTCAAAGAAAATGCGGAAGCCGCTGGCATCCACGTTCACTTTGCCAAAACCGGCGACGAGGCCAACCAGATCATCGCCCAAATTGCCAAAGACTCCGACTGTAAAAAGATCGTTAAATCAAAATCCATGACCGCAGAGGAAACTTTGCTCAACCATGATCTGGAAGACGCTGGCCTTGAGGTCACTGAAACCGACCTTGGTGAATGGATTATTCAGTTGCGCCACGAGGGACCATCCCACATGGTCATGCCTGCCATCCATCTGTCCCGCTATCAGGTTGGTGACCTTTTCACGGAAGTCACCGGTTCGAAACAGGATGCCGAGATCGAAAAACTGGTCAAGGTAGCCCGTCGCGAACTCAGACAGAAATACGTTGAAGCAGACATGGGTATCACCGGTGCCAACTTCGCCGTGGCTGAAACCGGCGGCATTGGTCTGGTTACCAACGAAGGCAATGCCCGCCTTGTCTCCACTTTGCCTCGCGTGCACGTCGCTCTCATGGGTATCGATAAACTTCTGCCGAACCTACACGACGCTCTGCGCATCCTGAAAGCGTTGCCACGCAATGCTACAGGTCAGCAGATCACATCGTACGTCACATGGATCACCGGTGCCAATGAATGTCTTTCCGCTGAAGACGGCAAAAAAGAAATCCACTACGTTGTATTGGACAATGGCCGCTCCGAATTGCTCAAGGATTCTTTGTTCTCACAGGTTAACCGCTGTGTCCGTTGTGGCGCCTGTGCCAACGTCTGCCCGGTTTACCGACTGGTTGGCGGTCACAAGATGGGCCACATTTATATCGGTGCCATCGGCCTGATCCTGACATACTTCTTCCACGGCAAAGACAAGGCCAAAAACCTCGTCCAGAACTGCATCAACTGTGAAGCATGCAAGGACGTCTGTGCTGGCGGCATTGATCTGCCTCGACTCATCAAGGAAATCCACGCCCGTATTCAGGATGAAGACGGTCACCCATTACCGAGCGTCCTGCTGAGCAAGGTTCTCAGGAACCGCAAATTGTTCCACACTCTGCTTCGCACTGCCAAATGGGGCCAGAAACCCGTGGCCGAAAAAGACGGATTCATCCGCCATCTGCCCATGATCTTCTCCAAGGAACACAGCTTCCGTGCTCTGCCGACTATTGCGGAAAAGCCATTCCGCGACTGGTGGAAAGACAACCGCCCGGAAGTAAAGAAACCCAAACTCAGGGTTGCACTGTTCTCCGGTTGCGTGCAGGACTTCGTTTATCCTGAACAAATGCAGGCTGCTGTTGAACTCTTTGCCGCCAACAACGTGAGCATGGAATATCCCATGGAACAGTCCTGTTGCGGTCTGCCAGTTCAGATGATGGGTGAAATGGAAGCATCCCGCGATGTCGCCAAGCAAAACCTGCGTGCTTTCGAGCCGGACGCCTATGACTATATTATTACCTTGTGTGCCTCCTGTGCGGCCCACCTCAAACATAACTATCCCAAACTGGTGATGGACAGGCCCGCTCTCAAATATCGGGCAGACGCCTTTGCCGACAAGATTATCGACTACTCCTCTTTTGTGAACGACGTTCTCAAAGTAAAAAAAGTCGATTTCAATGAAAGCAAAGAGAAAGCTACATACCATGCACCGTGCCATCTCTGCCGAGGTCTTGAAGTGCATGACGCCCCGCGTCAGCTCATCGAAAAGGGCGGTATGGAATACGTGGAATGCGCCGAAGAAGAAGTCTGCTGCGGATTTGGCGGCACCTTCTCCATGAAGTTCCCGGAACTCTCTGCCGAACTACTGAACAAGAAGCTCACCAATGTGGAAGAGACTGGTGCAACAACGCTCCTCACAGATTGCCCCGGTTGCATCATGCAGTTGCGAGGTGGTTTGAAACAGCGTGGTTCCAAAATCAAAGTCAGGCACGTTTCGGAAATACTGGCAGACAACAGCAAAAAGAAATAA
- a CDS encoding septal ring lytic transglycosylase RlpA family protein, with translation MRHLIAFFALLALLAMAGCGSLNPYPKHVYSTPPSGKDGAVSPRYDPKTNPYTVMGKTYYPLKTAHGYDEVGKASWYGKDFHGKKTANGYIYNMYGVSAAHKILPLGTQVRVTNLENNRSVVLVINDRGPFVHGRILDLSYGAAKKLGTVDRGVAKVRITAVGTVPGATTRVVASSAKQYHVRVGAFANRANAERVHRDLVASGYGNAKIRTITRDGRRLHVVQAGTFSNRDKAEQVLEKLKDNFPTSYIIS, from the coding sequence ATGCGTCACCTCATAGCTTTTTTCGCGCTTCTGGCCTTGCTTGCTATGGCCGGTTGTGGCTCGTTGAATCCTTATCCGAAGCATGTGTATTCCACACCGCCTTCGGGAAAGGATGGGGCCGTATCGCCAAGATATGATCCTAAAACCAATCCGTATACAGTCATGGGAAAGACTTATTATCCACTCAAGACAGCCCATGGATATGATGAAGTGGGGAAGGCATCCTGGTATGGCAAGGATTTTCACGGTAAGAAGACCGCCAACGGATATATATACAATATGTATGGTGTGTCCGCTGCCCATAAGATCCTGCCGTTGGGCACACAGGTACGTGTAACCAATCTTGAGAATAATCGAAGTGTGGTCCTTGTCATCAATGATCGTGGACCCTTTGTGCATGGGCGTATTCTTGACCTTTCCTATGGTGCAGCCAAGAAGCTTGGGACTGTGGACCGCGGGGTTGCCAAAGTTCGGATTACGGCTGTGGGAACTGTGCCCGGGGCAACAACTCGTGTTGTTGCGTCATCCGCAAAGCAGTACCATGTTAGAGTAGGGGCTTTTGCAAACAGGGCAAATGCCGAAAGAGTACACAGGGACCTAGTTGCCAGCGGTTATGGCAATGCCAAAATCAGAACGATTACGCGTGATGGCCGTCGGTTACATGTCGTGCAGGCTGGAACTTTTTCCAATCGGGATAAGGCCGAGCAGGTGTTGGAGAAATTGAAAGATAACTTCCCTACTAGCTATATTATCAGCTAA
- a CDS encoding FAD-linked oxidase C-terminal domain-containing protein translates to MTKDAIVKEFEAIAGADNVMTSETDRHAYSYDAAVLDSVMPTLVVRPETSEALGAVTKLCNDNGLPLTVRGAGTNLSGGTIPHPGGVVVLTNGLNRILEINEEDMYAVVEPGVVTAKFAAEVAKRGLFYPPDPGSQAVSTLGGNVAENAGGLRGLKYGVTKDYVMGVDFWDVNGNMIKSGSRTVKCVTGYNLAGLMIASEGTLGVFDKIILKLIPPVAAARSMMAIFPSMKAASETVAAIIANKIVPATLEMMDNFTIRAVENFRGAGLPVDAAALLLIEVDGHPAQVEDEAAMVEKICKANGATELKVAKDAAERDAVWQARRDALPALAKLKPTCVLEDATVPRSKIPAMIEALEGISKKLDLTIGTFGHAGDGNLHPTILTDKRDKSEWERVEKGIDMIFDKALAMGGTLSGEHGIGLAKSKYLEQETSRGTLEYARRMKSVLDPKGILNPDKIVGPRS, encoded by the coding sequence ATGACCAAAGATGCCATTGTCAAAGAGTTCGAAGCCATAGCCGGTGCCGACAACGTTATGACCAGCGAGACCGACCGTCACGCCTATTCCTACGATGCAGCCGTTCTTGACTCCGTCATGCCCACGCTGGTCGTCCGCCCGGAAACCAGTGAAGCTCTCGGTGCTGTCACCAAACTGTGCAACGATAACGGCCTGCCCCTGACCGTTCGCGGAGCCGGAACCAATCTTTCTGGCGGAACCATCCCCCACCCCGGTGGTGTCGTCGTTTTGACCAACGGCCTGAACCGCATTCTCGAAATCAACGAAGAAGACATGTACGCCGTAGTTGAACCGGGTGTAGTTACAGCAAAGTTTGCTGCAGAAGTCGCCAAACGTGGCCTTTTCTATCCTCCGGATCCAGGCAGTCAGGCCGTATCAACCCTTGGTGGCAACGTTGCAGAAAACGCAGGTGGCCTTCGCGGTCTCAAATATGGCGTAACCAAAGACTACGTCATGGGCGTAGACTTCTGGGACGTCAACGGCAACATGATTAAATCAGGTTCCCGCACCGTCAAATGTGTCACAGGTTACAACTTGGCTGGCCTGATGATCGCCTCCGAAGGGACTCTGGGTGTTTTTGACAAAATCATTCTCAAACTCATTCCGCCTGTTGCTGCAGCTCGATCTATGATGGCAATTTTCCCTTCAATGAAGGCCGCATCCGAAACAGTCGCCGCAATCATCGCCAACAAGATCGTGCCCGCCACACTTGAGATGATGGACAACTTCACCATTCGTGCGGTTGAAAACTTCCGTGGTGCAGGTCTGCCGGTCGATGCTGCGGCCCTGCTGCTCATTGAAGTGGACGGCCACCCCGCACAGGTGGAAGACGAAGCCGCCATGGTTGAAAAGATTTGTAAAGCCAACGGCGCCACCGAACTTAAAGTTGCCAAAGACGCCGCCGAACGCGACGCTGTCTGGCAAGCCCGCCGCGATGCTTTGCCCGCACTGGCCAAGCTCAAGCCCACTTGCGTATTAGAAGATGCCACCGTACCGCGTTCCAAGATTCCGGCCATGATCGAAGCCTTGGAAGGCATTTCCAAGAAACTCGACTTGACCATCGGAACCTTCGGGCACGCCGGTGACGGTAACCTTCACCCCACTATCCTGACTGACAAACGCGATAAGAGCGAATGGGAACGCGTGGAAAAGGGTATCGACATGATCTTCGACAAGGCGCTTGCCATGGGTGGCACACTGTCCGGCGAACACGGAATCGGTCTGGCAAAGTCCAAATATCTGGAGCAGGAAACTTCTCGTGGTACTTTAGAATATGCCCGTCGCATGAAATCCGTGCTTGACCCCAAGGGTATCCTCAACCCCGACAAAATCGTCGGTCCCAGGTCCTAG
- a CDS encoding transporter substrate-binding domain-containing protein, with product MSTSTKTFILLAERFMFKKTLHIILFAFALILSLPSMTIGVSKDTQNELILTTAGAGWPPFIIPADRYDEARGIMIDIMREAAECAGHSLKIVHYPEKRCLMNLRDGTVDIYPKAREWVAEPDQFDWTDPVVLSEDTLVFRNGDQTRVTQSLTGMSIGVVHGFSYPALKTLFACGSIQRHDAHNTKNLLLMLSRGHVDAIFTNRHVAKWIIRKSPNLNEEEFAFAQKPLDSAPFRFAFTKEKKHCTFIDAFNKELETMRKDGRFQAILDRYK from the coding sequence ATGTCCACATCAACAAAAACTTTCATTCTCCTCGCCGAGCGGTTCATGTTCAAAAAAACATTACATATCATACTTTTCGCTTTCGCTCTCATACTCTCGTTGCCAAGCATGACAATCGGCGTCTCAAAAGACACCCAAAATGAGCTGATTCTCACCACTGCCGGTGCTGGGTGGCCCCCCTTTATTATCCCTGCCGACAGGTATGACGAGGCCAGAGGAATCATGATCGATATAATGCGAGAAGCCGCAGAATGCGCAGGTCACTCGTTAAAAATTGTCCACTACCCGGAAAAACGTTGCCTCATGAATCTTCGTGACGGCACCGTGGATATTTATCCCAAGGCACGAGAATGGGTTGCAGAACCGGATCAATTCGACTGGACAGACCCTGTCGTCCTTTCGGAAGACACACTCGTTTTTAGAAACGGAGATCAGACTCGAGTCACGCAATCACTGACAGGCATGAGCATTGGTGTCGTTCACGGTTTTTCCTATCCAGCACTAAAAACGCTATTCGCATGTGGCAGTATCCAAAGACACGACGCCCACAACACGAAAAATCTGCTGCTCATGCTTTCTCGGGGCCATGTGGATGCCATTTTCACAAACCGGCATGTGGCAAAATGGATTATTCGCAAATCTCCGAACCTCAATGAAGAGGAATTCGCCTTTGCACAAAAGCCACTTGATAGCGCTCCTTTCCGTTTCGCTTTCACAAAAGAAAAAAAACATTGCACATTCATTGATGCTTTCAACAAGGAACTTGAAACCATGCGCAAAGATGGCCGTTTCCAAGCCATCCTGGACCGCTACAAATAA
- a CDS encoding acetate kinase, with product MKVLVINSGSSSIKYQLLDMNNESVLCTGLVERIGEEVGRLTHKVAPDTDAAEKIKLEQPISDHEVGMTLAIDLICGENGVVKDKSEIAAIGHRIVHGGEKLHEPTLVNDAVVEELEKIIPLAPLHNPGHLAGIRVARHLFADVPQVVVMDTAYHQTLPPKAYMYALPYELYDEMRIRRYGFHGTSHGFIAKEAASIIGKSFEEFNCITVHLGNGCSMTATKEGKAIDTSMGITPLEGLVMGTRSGDVDPALHALLARTRNMTSEDVDKMLNKESGLKGLCGMNDMRDIHAAIEMGDKKAKLALDVQTYRNRKYIGSYMAVLGHVDAIIFTAGIGENDYIVRRESLKGLECFGVKIDQMTNAQRAAEPLKISAKDSSIEVWVIPTNEELAIARETKNFVN from the coding sequence ATGAAAGTACTCGTCATCAACTCCGGCAGCTCGTCCATCAAGTACCAGTTGCTCGACATGAACAACGAATCCGTTCTCTGCACAGGCCTCGTAGAACGCATCGGAGAAGAAGTCGGTCGTCTGACCCATAAGGTCGCACCCGACACCGATGCGGCTGAAAAGATCAAGCTGGAACAGCCTATTTCTGACCATGAAGTTGGCATGACGCTCGCCATTGATCTCATTTGTGGTGAGAATGGTGTCGTCAAAGATAAAAGTGAAATAGCAGCCATCGGCCACCGGATCGTACACGGTGGTGAAAAACTGCATGAGCCGACTTTGGTTAACGACGCTGTTGTTGAGGAATTGGAAAAAATCATCCCATTGGCGCCATTGCATAACCCCGGCCATCTGGCCGGAATCCGTGTGGCGCGGCATCTCTTCGCCGACGTTCCACAGGTAGTTGTCATGGACACAGCATACCACCAAACATTGCCTCCCAAAGCATACATGTACGCACTCCCTTATGAGTTGTATGATGAAATGCGTATCCGTCGCTATGGCTTCCACGGCACCTCTCACGGCTTTATAGCCAAAGAAGCGGCCAGTATCATTGGAAAATCTTTTGAAGAATTCAACTGTATAACAGTACACCTTGGCAACGGTTGTTCAATGACCGCGACCAAGGAAGGAAAAGCGATCGACACATCCATGGGCATCACGCCGCTGGAAGGCCTTGTCATGGGCACACGCTCCGGCGATGTAGACCCTGCTCTTCACGCCTTGCTGGCACGTACCCGTAACATGACATCAGAAGACGTGGACAAAATGCTCAACAAGGAATCAGGCCTCAAAGGACTGTGCGGCATGAACGATATGCGCGACATCCACGCGGCCATTGAAATGGGCGATAAAAAAGCCAAACTCGCTCTGGATGTCCAAACCTACAGAAACCGTAAATACATTGGTAGTTACATGGCTGTTCTGGGCCATGTCGATGCCATAATTTTCACCGCCGGGATTGGTGAAAATGACTATATAGTCCGTCGCGAATCGTTGAAAGGATTGGAATGTTTCGGTGTAAAAATCGATCAAATGACGAATGCACAGCGTGCGGCAGAACCTTTAAAAATCAGTGCGAAAGATAGTTCGATCGAGGTCTGGGTTATCCCGACCAACGAAGAGCTCGCGATTGCACGCGAAACAAAGAATTTTGTAAATTAA
- a CDS encoding HU family DNA-binding protein: MTKAELVAKIAEKNGTSKAQAEASMNAILDIIQDELAAGNKLTLTGFGTFSVSERKARTGRNPRTGAEIKIPATKVAQFKPGKVLKDAVK, encoded by the coding sequence ATGACCAAAGCTGAACTCGTAGCGAAGATTGCTGAAAAGAACGGTACTTCCAAAGCACAGGCTGAAGCTTCCATGAACGCCATTCTCGACATCATTCAGGACGAGCTGGCCGCTGGCAACAAGTTGACCCTGACCGGCTTCGGTACCTTCAGCGTCAGCGAAAGAAAAGCACGCACTGGCCGCAATCCCCGCACTGGCGCAGAAATCAAGATTCCTGCCACCAAGGTCGCCCAGTTCAAGCCCGGTAAGGTCCTCAAGGACGCCGTCAAGTAG
- the pta gene encoding phosphate acetyltransferase — protein sequence MSKSLYVSATEERSGKSAVVLGVMQMLLRELHNVAIFRPIINDPGEGNKDHDIALMIDHFKMSIPYRDTYAYTLKQARELINSGQHALVLENILNKYKSLEEEYDFVLCEGTDFKGKDPAFEFDLNADIAANIGSPMLVITSGRDKTPDEVVNITQSTLDTLSEKGVDFIACVVNRAPEGMTHELCDTIECDRNGEHMPLYVIPENEALGKPSIGDVKRWLDADILYGHSGMQTLVDNYVIAAMQIGNFLQYIKPGSLIITPGDRSDIILSSLASRLSSSYPDIAGIVLTGGLDVSANVHKLIEGWTGVPVPVLSVKGHTYQNVQELNRLYGRIEANDHQRIATALGGFTQHVNVPELRDRLVEKRSTRVTPKMFEYSLFDKASRNKQRIVLPEGTGERILRAADILLRRGVAEIILLGRKDEIRDKASKYGVDISGAQLIDPSESELLDSFAEEYLELRQHKGVIAEVAWDRMADPTYFGTMMVHKGFADGMVSGSVTTTAQTIRPAFEFVKTKPGSSIVSSVFLMCLKDRVLVYGDCAVNPNPDARQLAEIAISAAETAKIFGVTPRVAMLSYSTGSSGKGEDVEKVTEATRIAKTLIEGRGLDFPIEGPLQYDAAVDPKVAKVKLPESDVAGQASVFVFPDLNTGNNTYKAVQRAANAVAIGPILQGLNKPVNDLSRGCTVPDVVNTVAITAIQAQAEKGE from the coding sequence ATGTCCAAAAGCCTGTATGTGAGCGCGACGGAAGAAAGAAGTGGCAAATCAGCTGTAGTTCTGGGCGTCATGCAAATGCTCCTCAGAGAACTGCACAACGTCGCCATCTTCCGCCCCATCATTAATGACCCGGGTGAGGGAAACAAAGACCACGACATCGCCTTGATGATCGACCACTTCAAGATGTCCATCCCTTATCGCGACACCTACGCGTATACTCTCAAGCAAGCGCGTGAGCTGATAAATTCAGGTCAGCACGCGCTTGTACTTGAGAATATTCTGAACAAATATAAATCGTTGGAGGAAGAATACGACTTCGTCCTCTGCGAAGGCACCGACTTCAAGGGCAAAGACCCGGCTTTCGAGTTTGACCTCAATGCCGACATCGCTGCCAACATCGGATCGCCCATGCTCGTAATCACGTCTGGCAGAGACAAAACCCCGGATGAAGTGGTTAACATCACCCAGTCCACATTGGACACATTGTCTGAAAAGGGTGTGGATTTCATTGCCTGCGTGGTTAACCGTGCTCCCGAAGGTATGACTCATGAGCTGTGTGATACCATCGAATGCGATCGCAACGGTGAGCATATGCCACTGTATGTCATCCCCGAAAATGAAGCCCTTGGCAAACCAAGCATCGGTGATGTCAAACGCTGGCTTGATGCCGACATCCTTTATGGACACAGTGGCATGCAAACCCTCGTCGACAATTACGTGATCGCAGCCATGCAGATCGGCAACTTTTTGCAATATATCAAACCAGGCAGCTTGATCATTACTCCCGGCGATCGATCGGACATCATTCTGTCCAGCCTCGCCTCTCGACTCTCCAGTTCCTATCCTGACATAGCAGGTATCGTGCTGACTGGAGGGCTGGATGTTTCAGCCAACGTGCATAAACTCATCGAAGGCTGGACAGGTGTTCCGGTTCCCGTTCTTTCGGTCAAAGGGCACACCTACCAAAACGTTCAGGAACTCAATCGGTTATATGGCCGTATTGAAGCTAACGATCATCAACGCATCGCCACCGCACTCGGCGGATTTACCCAGCATGTGAACGTACCTGAGCTTCGTGACCGGCTGGTTGAAAAACGCTCCACTCGTGTCACCCCAAAAATGTTCGAGTATTCCCTGTTCGACAAAGCATCCCGTAACAAGCAACGCATTGTCCTGCCTGAAGGAACCGGAGAACGCATCTTGCGCGCCGCCGACATCCTGCTCAGACGCGGTGTAGCCGAAATCATTTTGCTCGGTCGTAAAGATGAAATTCGCGACAAGGCGTCAAAGTACGGTGTGGATATATCTGGTGCACAGCTCATCGACCCATCCGAATCCGAACTTCTCGACTCCTTTGCCGAGGAATATCTTGAATTACGCCAACACAAGGGTGTCATCGCCGAAGTTGCCTGGGACCGCATGGCCGACCCGACCTACTTCGGAACCATGATGGTTCACAAAGGATTTGCAGACGGTATGGTATCCGGTTCCGTGACTACCACTGCCCAAACCATCCGTCCCGCATTTGAATTTGTAAAAACCAAACCAGGCAGCTCCATCGTCTCCTCGGTCTTCCTCATGTGCCTCAAAGACCGTGTGTTGGTATACGGCGACTGCGCCGTGAACCCCAACCCCGATGCCCGCCAGTTGGCTGAAATAGCCATCAGTGCCGCCGAAACCGCTAAGATTTTCGGTGTGACTCCAAGGGTTGCCATGCTGAGTTACTCGACAGGTTCTTCCGGCAAGGGTGAGGATGTGGAAAAAGTCACAGAGGCAACACGTATTGCCAAGACCCTTATTGAAGGGCGTGGACTGGACTTCCCCATCGAAGGACCGCTTCAGTACGACGCTGCCGTGGACCCCAAAGTGGCCAAAGTCAAGCTGCCGGAATCAGATGTCGCAGGACAGGCCTCCGTGTTTGTCTTCCCAGACCTCAACACCGGCAACAACACATACAAAGCCGTCCAACGTGCCGCCAACGCCGTTGCCATCGGCCCGATTCTTCAGGGATTGAATAAGCCGGTCAACGACCTGTCTCGCGGTTGTACCGTGCCGGACGTCGTCAACACCGTCGCAATTACCGCCATCCAGGCTCAAGCCGAAAAAGGTGAATAA